In one Dermacentor albipictus isolate Rhodes 1998 colony chromosome 4, USDA_Dalb.pri_finalv2, whole genome shotgun sequence genomic region, the following are encoded:
- the LOC135899593 gene encoding uncharacterized protein — protein MSNRSTSTSSTIKSGKKHSLSTSGEAAGGEPEGEVKPRSRNVSRQPGKDSSGSNSSSDSGTGVVNRKTTLGDEQSTADVDVKDELLDADIHDLTRSDQSNGAASKWHSGGARKERWWPGSSSHGTDAAGWLSEDSNEVDTETHATTQAFSASPATSSMAILLVREQHEEHEPKHESFLKTIAKASSSLSSFSYNEPLSQVSIAIFSICLLFVIVACSVIAYSCGMGACAEAADPAINGTTLAAARAHRKTDASKSGHMYYVL, from the exons ATGAGCAACCGCTCAACCTCGACATCGAGTACGATCAAGAGTGGAAAGAAGCACTCGCTTTCCACTAGCGGCGAGGCAGCAGGTGGCGAGCCGGAAGGTGAAGTCAAGCCACGATCTCGGAACGTCTCCCGGCAGCCCGGGAAGGACAGCAGTGGGAGTAACAGCAGCAGTGACAGCGGTACGGGCGTTGTCAACCGAAAGACCACGCTGGGCGACGAGCAGTCGACGGCGGATGTGGACGTCAAGGATGAGCTCCTGGACGCCGACATCCACGATTTGACCAGGAGCGACCAGAGCAACGGCGCTGCCTCGAAGTGGCACAGCGGTGGCGCTCGAAAGGAAAGGTGGTGGcctggcagcagcagccacggtacCGATGCTGCCGGCTGGCTGAGCGAAGATTCCAACGAAGTCGACACCGAGACCCACGCTACAACGCAGGCGTTCTCGGCCAGCCCGGCGACCTCGTCCATGGCCATTCTACTCGTCCGCGAACAGCACGAAGAGCACGAGCCGAAGCACGAGTCGTTCCTCAAGACCATCGCCAAAGCATCCTCCAG cctttcctccttttcgtACAACGAGCCGCTGAGTCAGGTGTCCATCGCCATCTTCTCCATATGCCTGCTCTTCGTCATCGTCGCGTGCTCCGTGATCGCCTACTCGTGTGGCATGGGCGCCTGCGCGGAGGCCGCTGACCCGGCGATCAACGGCACGACGCTGGCGGCGGCGAGGGCGCACAGGAAAACAGACGCCTCGAAAAGCGGCCACATGTATTATGTCCTCTAG
- the LOC135899518 gene encoding beta-1,3-galactosyltransferase 1-like isoform X2, with the protein MWSLRKRRFARFAAAGVTAVMVLASLAHFASSATRIHDSRAIAARRQSSAHPLPVPLASQAAGYRQSQQQPLAHRTFPSSRVYSQPFEYLINQERLCRGNGTDKHGHRIDYLFLISSAMGNVDRRNAIRDTWGRDVLAFTGNRLAFLLGAGNDSRLQSAVESEASVHGDVIQEGFFDSYRNVTLKSIMMLRWTTQFCPGVRFVVKVDDDTYLNAGNFFAAMQSRSADAIYGKVYQVSQPIRDLTNKWYVTSDEYPGDIYPDYVGGSAYVIGGDVVDALYRATGHVRPFPIEDAYITGSCAESIGVRRVQVEGFNSLRIESVCEVKRAVTAHYTTAKEMFALHDQLRGTEFVCQRLLFDFAYFCYCRKSSAVT; encoded by the coding sequence ATGTGGTCCTTGAGGAAACGGCGCTTCGCCCGATTCGCGGCCGCTGGCGTGACCGCTGTCATGGTGCTCGCCAGCCTGGCTCACTTTGCCAGCAGCGCAACGCGGATCCATGACAGTCGGGCGATCGCTGCGCGGCGCCAGTCGTCGGCCCACCCACTTCCCGTTCCGCTGGCGTCCCAGGCAGCAGGCTACAGGCAGTCTCAGCAGCAGCCGCTGGCTCATCGAACATTCCCCAGCAGCCGTGTGTACAGCCAGCCCTTTGAGTACCTCATCAACCAAGAGCGACTGTGCCGCGGCAACGGCACGGACAAGCATGGGCACCGCATCGACTATTTATTCCTCATATCGTCCGCGATGGGCAACGTCGACCGGCGCAATGCCATTCGAGACACCTGGGGCCGCGACGTCCTCGCGTTCACCGGCAACCGGCTAGCCTTCCTGCTGGGCGCCGGTAACGACTCGAGGCTCCAGTCGGCCGTCGAGAGCGAGGCCTCGGTGCACGGTGACGTCATTCAGGAGGGGTTCTTCGACTCGTACCGCAACGTTACGCTCAAGTCCATCATGATGCTTCGGTGGACGACGCAGTTCTGCCCCGGCGTTCGGTTCGTGGTCAAAGTGGATGACGACACGTACCTGAACGCAGGAAACTTCTTCGCTGCTATGCAGTCCCGCTCCGCGGATGCCATCTACGGCAAGGTGTACCAGGTGAGCCAGCCAATTCGTGACCTGACCAACAAGTGGTACGTGACGTCCGACGAGTACCCGGGCGACATCTATCCGGACTACGTCGGTGGCTCGGCCTACGTCATCGGAGGCGACGTCGTTGATGCGCTGTACCGGGCCACAGGACACGTGAGGCCGTTCCCGATCGAGGACGCCTACATCACTGGTTCGTGCGCCGAGAGCATCGGCGTGCGTCGCGTCCAAGTCGAAGGGTTCAACTCGCTGCGCATCGAATCCGTGTGCGAGGTGAAGAGGGCGGTGACCGCGCACTACACGACCGCCAAGGAGATGTTCGCCTTGCATGATCAGCTACGGGGCACCGAGTTTGTGTGCCAGCGGCTCTTGTTCGACTTCGCATACTTCTGTTACTGTCGCAAGTCATCTGCCGTCACGTGA
- the LOC135899518 gene encoding beta-1,3-galactosyltransferase 1-like isoform X1, translating into MGSKIALMSFLCGVIRHDVADSPMWSLRKRRFARFAAAGVTAVMVLASLAHFASSATRIHDSRAIAARRQSSAHPLPVPLASQAAGYRQSQQQPLAHRTFPSSRVYSQPFEYLINQERLCRGNGTDKHGHRIDYLFLISSAMGNVDRRNAIRDTWGRDVLAFTGNRLAFLLGAGNDSRLQSAVESEASVHGDVIQEGFFDSYRNVTLKSIMMLRWTTQFCPGVRFVVKVDDDTYLNAGNFFAAMQSRSADAIYGKVYQVSQPIRDLTNKWYVTSDEYPGDIYPDYVGGSAYVIGGDVVDALYRATGHVRPFPIEDAYITGSCAESIGVRRVQVEGFNSLRIESVCEVKRAVTAHYTTAKEMFALHDQLRGTEFVCQRLLFDFAYFCYCRKSSAVT; encoded by the exons ATGGGCTCCAAGATTGCTCTCATGTCGTTCTTGTGCGGAGTTATAAGACATGACGTTGCT GATTCCCCGATGTGGTCCTTGAGGAAACGGCGCTTCGCCCGATTCGCGGCCGCTGGCGTGACCGCTGTCATGGTGCTCGCCAGCCTGGCTCACTTTGCCAGCAGCGCAACGCGGATCCATGACAGTCGGGCGATCGCTGCGCGGCGCCAGTCGTCGGCCCACCCACTTCCCGTTCCGCTGGCGTCCCAGGCAGCAGGCTACAGGCAGTCTCAGCAGCAGCCGCTGGCTCATCGAACATTCCCCAGCAGCCGTGTGTACAGCCAGCCCTTTGAGTACCTCATCAACCAAGAGCGACTGTGCCGCGGCAACGGCACGGACAAGCATGGGCACCGCATCGACTATTTATTCCTCATATCGTCCGCGATGGGCAACGTCGACCGGCGCAATGCCATTCGAGACACCTGGGGCCGCGACGTCCTCGCGTTCACCGGCAACCGGCTAGCCTTCCTGCTGGGCGCCGGTAACGACTCGAGGCTCCAGTCGGCCGTCGAGAGCGAGGCCTCGGTGCACGGTGACGTCATTCAGGAGGGGTTCTTCGACTCGTACCGCAACGTTACGCTCAAGTCCATCATGATGCTTCGGTGGACGACGCAGTTCTGCCCCGGCGTTCGGTTCGTGGTCAAAGTGGATGACGACACGTACCTGAACGCAGGAAACTTCTTCGCTGCTATGCAGTCCCGCTCCGCGGATGCCATCTACGGCAAGGTGTACCAGGTGAGCCAGCCAATTCGTGACCTGACCAACAAGTGGTACGTGACGTCCGACGAGTACCCGGGCGACATCTATCCGGACTACGTCGGTGGCTCGGCCTACGTCATCGGAGGCGACGTCGTTGATGCGCTGTACCGGGCCACAGGACACGTGAGGCCGTTCCCGATCGAGGACGCCTACATCACTGGTTCGTGCGCCGAGAGCATCGGCGTGCGTCGCGTCCAAGTCGAAGGGTTCAACTCGCTGCGCATCGAATCCGTGTGCGAGGTGAAGAGGGCGGTGACCGCGCACTACACGACCGCCAAGGAGATGTTCGCCTTGCATGATCAGCTACGGGGCACCGAGTTTGTGTGCCAGCGGCTCTTGTTCGACTTCGCATACTTCTGTTACTGTCGCAAGTCATCTGCCGTCACGTGA